In Oryza sativa Japonica Group chromosome 11, ASM3414082v1, the following are encoded in one genomic region:
- the LOC136354223 gene encoding uncharacterized protein: protein MQSGNHPTDDGSPTQDSSNLTARANSKELSRLARSKRKRKLDLRRSGSPSTKNYSSADETNALQRKRKLDEKRTGFQMSNNESSADTGNPLQSSNFTAEVNSTELARLSRLNRKRKLDLRRSGSTLNNSSTCSNPANHIERSRKEKYQIPSTNMETNSLKMNDRVSKEGNIIRNKVADTGNPLQSSNFTAEVNSTELARLSRLNRKRKLDLRRSGSTLNNSSTCSNPANHIERSRKEKYQIPSTNMETNSLKMNDRVSKEGNITTNKVAVPPRKKKKSSVKEWNFGKPTCTCQHCGALFWYEERTRGKGKGPPSFSLCCKQGKVDLPTLKKPPTYLSNLMCKEKGKRSRNYMDNIRVYNSMFAFTSMGGKVDREINNGSGPYVFRMNGQNYHRIGTLLPEEGDKPRWAQLYIYDTENEVKNRIDASTSSHNRESIDSHIVLGLKNMLDRENVLAQTFRIARDRFKEGDYHNVSLRLIRKRGGDGRQHNMPSASEVAALIVNDTSENQKGRDIIVHYKDTGPRRISENHPKFMAMQYPLLFPYGEDGFTNKILYRDNHGSKCKRKHLTMLEYYAYRIQQRKNQCMHLLMCEKLTLQFIVDALACIIQYRLDWIRKHQGNLRTELYAGLQDAIERGDTRAEQVGKRILLPSSFTGSPRYKAQNYQDAMAICRWAGYPDLFVTFTCNAAWPEIQNMLDEIGVQKPSDRPDIVDRVFHIKLRELMTDIKDKQYFGKTLAIIYTIEFQKRGLPHAHILIFLDKKDKCPDASEIDRIISAEIPDKEEDREGFEAVENFMMHGPCGEEKSNSPCMIENKCIRNFPKKFHSETTVDEDGFPTYRRRDNGRYIEKGNVKLDNRYVVPYNRDLLVKYQAHINVERCNRSKSIKYLFKYMHKGDDQATALIESDHDEIKKYLECTYISGHDACWRIFQFEMHYRYPSVERLPFHLENEQQVIFPDSADLRKIVRKERIGVTKFTQWMETNKINDEARDFTYAEFPSKWVWKNKLKQWNKRKKGKMIGRIYYAHPASGDKYYLRMLLNTVKGPRTFEEIRTVDGVVHPSFKSACEALGFLDDDREWVECIREASNYASGNQLRHLFTTILCHCEVTDPKRIWESCWEDLGEDIEYKQRKNLNYPTLRLTEQQKKGHALIEIEKLMRQAGKTLEEYPDIELPKCAELRELGNRLLNEEMSYDKDKQKEEHDSIFGKLNAEQKVAFDSIIESTNKGLGKLMFVDGYGGTGKTYLWRAITTKLRSEGKIVLTVASCGIAALLLHGGRTAHSRFHIPLIVTEESTCDIKQGSHLAELLKKTSLILWDEAPMANRICFEALDRSLRDILRSKGEDNSTKPFGGMTVVLGGDFRQILPVVRKGRRTQIVNASIKRSYLWQHFHIFKLTRNMRLSCISRDEDEQKRTADFAQWIVNIGDGKTTSADGEEWIEIPDDLILKKGGDPKEEIVKSIYPNLVQNYKKRDFLEQRAILCPRNETAREINEFIMNMIEGEEITYLSCDTVCKATTNDSETDVLYPTEFLNSLNFPGMPNHVLKLKLGLPVMLLRNINQSSGLCNGTRMTITQLGKRFIEAQIITGTHVGEKVYIPRIIMTPTESGWPFLLKRRQYPLSVCFAMTINKSQGQSLNMVGLYLPKQVFTHGQLYVAFSRVTRRDGLRIMLDDNESPGEHMVRNIVYKEIF, encoded by the exons TTCAAAGGAATTATCGCGGTTAGCAAGatcgaaaaggaaaagaaaactaGACCTGAGAAGGAGCGGATCTCCATCGACCAAAAATTACTCCAGTGCGGATGAAACAAATGCTCTTCAAAG GAAAAGAAAACTTGATGAAAAAAGGACTGGGTTTCAAATGAGCAACAATGAGTCAAGCGCAGACACAGGAAATCCCCTGCAAAG CTCAAACTTCACTGCTGAAGTAAACTCAACGGAACTCGCACGCTTATCAAGACTGAACAGGAAAAGGAAACTTGACCTTAGAAGAAGCGGATCTACATTGAACAACAGTTCGACCTGTTCAAATCCAGCAAATCACATTGAAAG gtctagaaaagaaaaatatcagatCCCATCAACCAACATGGAAACGAATAG TCTCAAGATGAATGATCGAGTAAGTAAGGAAGGAAACATTATAAGGAATAAGGTTGCTGATACAGGAAATCCCCTGCAAAG CTCAAACTTCACTGCTGAAGTAAACTCAACGGAACTCGCACGCTTATCAAGACTGAACAGGAAAAGGAAACTTGACCTTAGAAGAAGCGGATCTACATTGAATAACAGTTCGACCTGTTCAAATCCAGCAAATCACATTGAAAG gtctagaaaagaaaaatatcagatCCCATCAACCAACATGGAAACGAATAG TCTCAAGATGAATGATCGAGTAAGTAAGGAAGGAAACATTACAACGAATAAGGTTGCTGTACCaccaaggaagaagaaaaaatcaAGCGTGAAAGAATGGAATTTTGGCAAGCCTACATGCACATGTCAACACTGTGGTGCACTTTTCTGGTATGAAGAAAGAACTCGTGGCAAAGGAAAAGGGCCACCTTCTTTTAGCTTATGCTGCAAACAGGGCAAGGTTGACTTACCTACACTAAAGAAACCACCTACTTACCTTTCAAATCTGATGtgcaaagaaaaaggaaagagatcGAGGAACTACATGGACAATATCAGAGTATATAACTCCATGTTTGCATTTACCTCCATGGGAGGAAAAGTTGACAGAGAGATAAACAATGGGTCTGGACCATATGTTTTCCGCATGAATGGCCAGAACTACCACCGAATAGGTACTCTACTGCCTGAAGAAGGCGATAAACCTCGCTGGGCGCAACTTTACATCTATGACACTGAGAACGAAGTCAAAAACAGAATTGACGCATCAACATCATCCCATAATAGAGAATCAATAGATTCACACATTGTCTTAGGCCTAAAGAACATGCTGGACAGAGAAAACGTACTAGCACAGACATTCAGAATAGCAAGAGATAGATTCAAAGAAGGTGACTATCATAATGTAAGCCTACGACTTATAAGGAAGCGTGGTGGAGATGGCAGGCAGCATAACATGCCATCGGCATCGGAAGTGGCAGCACTGATTGTTAATGACACGAGTGAGAACCAAAAAGGACGTGACATAATTGTTCATTATAAAGACACAGGGCCCAGAAGAATATCAGAAAACCATCCAAAATTCATGGCAATGCAGTACCCGTTGCTATTTCCCTATGGAGAAGATGGcttcacaaacaaaatattgtACAGAGATAACCATGGATCCAAATGCAAGAGAAAACATTTGACCATGTTGGAGTACTATGCTTATCGCATACAACAGCGCAAAAATCAATGTATGCACTTGCTAATGTGTGAAAAATTGACGTTGCAGTTCATTGTTGATGCACTAGCGTGCATAATCCAATATAGGCTGGACTGGATAAGAAAACATCAAGGGAATCTTAGAACTGAACTGTATGCTGGCTTGCAGGATGCAATTGAAAGGGGTGACACAAGAGCTGAACAGGTTGGAAAAAGGATACTACTTCCTTCATCTTTCACAGGCAGCCCAAGATACAAGGCACAAAACTACCAAGATGCTATGGCAATATGTCGTTGGGCAGGATACCCAGACCTGTTTGTCACTTTCACGTGCAACGCTGCTTGGCCAGAGATACAAAATATGCTAGATGAAATAGGAGTTCAGAAACCATCAGATAGACCTGACATTGTTGACCGAGTATTCCATATAAAATTGAGGGAATTGATGACAGACATAAAGGACAAGCAATACTTTGGAAAGACTCTTGCAA TTATATACACAATTGAGTTCCAAAAGAGGGGACTTCCACATGCCCATATACTAATCTTCCTTGACAAGAAAGACAAATGCCCAGACGCTTCAGAGATCGATAGAATAATAAGTGCAGAGATCCCAGACAAGGAAGAAGACCGCGAAGGATTTGAAGCTGTGGAAAATTTCATGATGCACGGTCCATGTGGAGAGGAAAAGTCAAATTCACCATGCATGATAGAGAACAAATGCATCAGAAATTTCCCCAAGAAATTCCACAGTGAAACAACCGTGGATGAGGATGGATTCCCAACATACAGAAGAAGAGACAATGGCAGGTACATAGAGAAAGGAAACGTTAAGCTAGACAACAGATATGTAGTCCCTTACAATAGAGACTTGCTGGTAAAGTACCAAGCACACATAAATGTCGAGCGGTGCAATCGATCTAAGTCAATCAAATACCTTTTCAAGTACATGCATAAAGGCGACGACCAAGCAACAGCCCTAATCGAATCTGATCATGACGAGATCAAGAAGTACCTGGAATGCACGTACATATCAGGACATGACGCATGTTGGCGAATATTCCAATTTGAGATGCACTATCGATATCCATCTGTTGAGAGGCTACCATTCCACCTGGAGAATGAACAGCAAGTTATTTTCCCAGACTCGGCAGACTTAAGGAAGATTgtaagaaaagaaagaatagGAGTCACTAAATTTACACAGTGGATGGAAACAAACAAGATCAATGATGAAGCAAGGGACTTCACTTATGCTGAATTCCCATCAAAATGGGTATGGAAGAACAAACTAAAACAGTGGAACAAgcggaaaaaaggaaaaatgattgGTAGGATCTACTATGCACATCCAGCAAGCGGAGATAAATACTACCTAAGGATGCTACTGAACACAGTGAAAGGACCCAGAACATTCGAAGAAATCAGAACTGTAGATGGAGTTGTACACCCATCATTCAAATCAGCTTGCGAAGCATTAGGATTTCTTGACGATGACAGGGAGTGGGTTGAATGCATCCGAGAGGCATCCAACTACGCATCAGGGAACCAACTACGACATCTTTTCACAACAATTTTATGTCACTGTGAGGTAACTGATCCGAAGAGAATATGGGAAAGCTGTTGGGAGGATCTAGGTGAAGACATAGAATACAAACAGAGAAAAAATCTCAACTATCCTACGCTTCGCCTAACAGAGCAACAAAAAAAGGGACATGCTCTGATAGAAATAGAAAAGCTGATGAGACAAGCTGGAAAAACACTTGAGGAATACCCTGATATAGAGCTACCAAAATGTGCTGAACTACGGGAACTTGGAAACAGACTTCTGAATGAAGAAATGAGCTATGACAAAGACAAGCAGAAAGAGGAACATGATAGCATATTTGGTAAACTTAATGCAGAACAAAAGGTAGCATTTGATTCAATAATAGAGTCAACCAACAAGGGGTTGGGAAAACTAATGTTTGTCGATGGCTACGGTGGAACAGGAAAGACTTACCTGTGGAGAGCTATCACAACCAAACTACGTTCAGAAGGAAAGATAGTACTCACGGTTGCATCATGTGGTATAGCAGCCTTACTTCTTCATGGGGGGAGAACAGCTCACTCAAGATTCCACATCCCACTAATTGTTACAGAAGAGTCAACATGTGACATCAAACAAGGATCGCACCTGGCGgaactacttaaaaaaacatcaCTCATACTGTGGGACGAGGCTCCAATGGCAAACAGAATTTGCTTCGAGGCGCTAGACAGAAGTCTAAGGGACATACTAAGGTCCAAGGGTGAAGATAACAGCACAAAGCCATTCGGCGGTATGACTGTGGTTCTAGGAGGAGACTTCCGCCAGATTCTTCCTGTTGTGCGAAAGGGAAGACGCACGCAAATAGTAAATGCATCAATAAAACGGTCCTACCTATGGCAGCACTTCCACATCTTCAAACTTACAAGGAACATGCGCCTGAGCTGCATCTCAAGAGATGAAGACGAGCAAAAAAGGACTGCAGATTTCGCACAATGGATTGTGAACATTGGTGATGGCAAAACAACATCAGCGGATGGAGAGGAATGGATAGAAATACCTGATGACCTGATACTGAAGAAAGGAGGTGATCCAAAGGAAGAAATTGTGAAGAGCATATATCCAAACTTGGTACAGAATTATAAGAAACGAGATTTCTTAGAACAGCGAGCAATTCTATGCCCAAGAAATGAGACAGCGAGGGAAATTAATGAATTTATAATGAACATGATAGAAGGAGAGGAGATAACATATCTGAGCTGCGACACTGTATGCAAAGCAACAACTAATGACAGTGAAACCGATGTCCTATATCCAACAGAATTTCTAAATAGTCTAAACTTCCCTGGAATGCCAAACCATGTGCTGAAACTGAAACTAGGCCTTCCAGTGATGCTACTGCGAAACATTAACCAAAGTTCAGGGTTATGTAATGGTACACGAATGACCATTACTCAGCTCGGGAAAAGATTCATTGAAGCACAGATCATAACAGGAACACATGTAGGAGAAAAGGTATATATCCCTAGAATAATAATGACGCCAACAGAGTCAGGATGGCCCTTCTTGCTAAAAAGAAGACAATATCCACTCAGTGTGTGCTTCGCTATGACCATCAATAAAAGCCAAGGACAGTCTCTAAACATGGTAGGACTATATCTGCCTAAGCAAGTATTCACGCATGGGCAGCTCTACGTAGCGTTCTCCAGAGTTACAAGACGAGATGGGCTACGGATAATGCTAGATGACAATGAAAGCCCAGGTGAACATATGGTCAGGAACATAGTGTACAAAGAGATTTTCTAG